One region of Chloroflexota bacterium genomic DNA includes:
- a CDS encoding ATP-binding cassette domain-containing protein, which produces MDSRADVIQVKDLVKRYGKLEAVRGVSFAVRQGEIFGFLGPNGAGKTTTINVLCTLLRPTSGQAIVNGYNVLQQRSQVRRSIGLVFQEPAIDDYLTAEQNLRFHAYAYGVPASVRELRIKEMLTMVELWDRRKSRVRTYSGGMKRRLEIARGLIHHPRVLFLDEPTLGLDPQTRRLIWDYILELRRQESLTIFLTTQYMDEAEVCDRIAIIDNGQIVALDTPDRLKDTVGGDLVSLRAGDNVAAARELQERYHVSPQVENGVVSFGVPRGEEFLPDFVRGFGQRLLSVGVRRPTLDDVFLKLTGRAIREQSPDAFEHMKQMRRRTGGH; this is translated from the coding sequence ATGGATTCTAGGGCCGACGTTATTCAGGTGAAGGACCTGGTGAAGCGTTACGGAAAGCTGGAGGCTGTGAGGGGAGTCTCCTTTGCGGTGCGGCAGGGGGAAATCTTCGGCTTCCTGGGGCCCAATGGCGCGGGCAAGACCACCACCATCAACGTGCTCTGCACCCTCCTCCGCCCTACCTCCGGGCAGGCGATAGTCAACGGCTACAACGTGCTGCAACAGCGGAGCCAGGTGCGCCGCTCTATCGGTCTGGTGTTCCAGGAGCCTGCCATCGATGATTACCTCACCGCTGAACAGAACCTGCGTTTCCACGCCTATGCCTACGGCGTGCCTGCGTCGGTGCGGGAACTGCGCATTAAAGAGATGCTGACCATGGTGGAGTTGTGGGACCGGCGAAAGAGCCGGGTCCGTACCTACTCCGGCGGCATGAAGCGACGTCTGGAGATAGCCAGGGGGCTTATACACCACCCGCGGGTGCTATTCCTGGACGAGCCTACCCTGGGGCTGGACCCCCAGACAAGACGCCTCATCTGGGACTACATCCTGGAGCTACGGCGGCAGGAGAGCCTGACCATCTTCCTGACGACCCAGTACATGGATGAGGCCGAGGTCTGCGACCGCATTGCTATCATAGACAATGGCCAGATTGTGGCGCTGGACACGCCGGACAGGCTCAAGGACACAGTCGGCGGTGACCTGGTGTCCTTGAGGGCCGGGGACAATGTGGCGGCAGCCCGAGAACTCCAGGAACGCTACCATGTATCTCCTCAGGTGGAGAACGGCGTGGTCAGCTTCGGGGTGCCCCGGGGTGAGGAGTTCCTCCCCGATTTTGTCCGGGGGTTTGGCCAGCGCCTGCTCTCCGTCGGCGTGCGTCGTCCCACCCTGGACGATGTATTCCTGAAGCTAACGGGGCGGGCCATCCGAGAGCAGTCGCCGGACGCTTTTGAGCATATGAAACAGATGCGGCG